In Sphingobacterium sp. SYP-B4668, the sequence ATCCGACACTTGTCAAAGCATCAAACAGACATTGCCAACCCGAAGTCCAATACTCCATCAGCTCTTTCCGCGTTTTCAACCCACTTTCTGCGAATTCTGCATCTCGATTCCGCCATTCTTTTTCTCCATCACTATGTAAAAAATCCGTCCACCGCGAGTGCATATTTCCGGCCAAATGATTAATCAACATCGCAATACTGTTACTCTCGGCATTAAACTTCCAAAAAAGCTGCTCATCCGTGAGTTGTTGGAATGTACAATCTCCTAAATTTTTATAATATTCAAATTGTTTTCGGGCACTTTCAAGATAAGACATCATCTCTTCTATTTGATTTACTTAAACTTAGCTAATATACAGCACATCTTCAAATAGACTTCCAAATATCCGATATCAATAGCACAAACGTGAGAAAGCCTCTACTATTTACGAAATTGTGATGACCAAATATATTTAGTGCATAAATATGGCTATTTTTAAGCCGTAAATTTTACGACATGAATAAACTATACACCGCAGGTCTGGTTGTCATCCAAGATGACAGCTTATTATTGGCATACAGCAAGAATAAACAGGCTTGGTATCTACCAGGAGGAAAAGTCGACTCGGGGGAGACAGCAATACAAGCACTAATACGAGAAATCGAAGAAGAATTAAAGGTAACCTTGATTCCCGAACACATCAACTTTTATTGCCATATCCAAGCCTTAGCTTATGGAGAAGATCAATTAATGATGGAACAGGACTGCTTCCTATACAGACTTCCAATACAACCTACACCAAGTCTTGAAATCGAAAAAATCGCTTATTTTGATTTTGAATCTTATATTCAAGAGCCTATACAAGTACCAGGTGTCATCAAATTGTTCCAACAATTAAAAGCAGATAGACAAATCCTCTACTAAGGGAGCTCGATAATCTTCAGATTTCGAAAATGTATCTCCGCACCCTCAGATTCTAGACAAAGATAGCCTTTACGCGAAGAGGATTGCCTAATACCATTCACAAACTTCCCATTTACCGAAAGCTTGACGGTGCCGTCTACACAGACAACTTCATATGTATTCCACTCGCCCTTACCCTTTGCTCGGTTTTCGACAGATTTACTACGTTCACCTCTTGGATTATCAGGAATGGTCTTCACTCCTCCCGCTCCAAACAGCTCACCATGTACATAAGCTATAGGAGCAGGCACGCCGTTTTGGAAATTTTGGTTCACCCAATCCAACTCAAGCATTTGCACTTCAACTCCAGCAGGTAAACGGGACCCTTCTTGAGGTACCGCATCACACCAGACAAATACGCCTGAATTGCCGCCCGCTTCCATATGTCGCCACTCTACGTGCAGTATAAAGTTTTCATACATCTTTTCAGACCGCATCACCCCAATAGGCAATCCTTTACAAACCAACAAATCCTTTTGCTTGTACCAAGTATCAGGACTTGTATTGACATCTATCCAATTTATTGCTTTTTCCTTGGTCTTGGTATTGCCCGTTAGGGTACTCAGCGGGACTTCGGTTCCAAATGATAGTGTCGTTTGTGCCTGTAGTTGAGATAAAGATGCCAGATGATAGATCAATATCCAAGTGGCTATTTTCCATAGTTTCATTTTGTGTCTATTAGGTTTATGGTTCAAAATACAATTGACTCGTTACTTTTCATCAAAACGTGTCACGTGCCCGATACCGCAATCGATCAGTGCTGGGAGGGATATATCGTCGCAGACGCTTAAATCAAAGCAGCGTCTAACGG encodes:
- a CDS encoding 3-keto-disaccharide hydrolase, with translation MKLWKIATWILIYHLASLSQLQAQTTLSFGTEVPLSTLTGNTKTKEKAINWIDVNTSPDTWYKQKDLLVCKGLPIGVMRSEKMYENFILHVEWRHMEAGGNSGVFVWCDAVPQEGSRLPAGVEVQMLELDWVNQNFQNGVPAPIAYVHGELFGAGGVKTIPDNPRGERSKSVENRAKGKGEWNTYEVVCVDGTVKLSVNGKFVNGIRQSSSRKGYLCLESEGAEIHFRNLKIIELP
- a CDS encoding NUDIX hydrolase, whose translation is MNKLYTAGLVVIQDDSLLLAYSKNKQAWYLPGGKVDSGETAIQALIREIEEELKVTLIPEHINFYCHIQALAYGEDQLMMEQDCFLYRLPIQPTPSLEIEKIAYFDFESYIQEPIQVPGVIKLFQQLKADRQILY
- a CDS encoding DUF1572 family protein, whose protein sequence is MMSYLESARKQFEYYKNLGDCTFQQLTDEQLFWKFNAESNSIAMLINHLAGNMHSRWTDFLHSDGEKEWRNRDAEFAESGLKTRKELMEYWTSGWQCLFDALTSVGSEDLERIVFIRNQGHTVMEAINRQLAHYPYHIGQIVMIGKMMCNTEWESLSIPRGSSNEYNRVKFSNEKHVEHFTDEILKSKKAH